A section of the Lynx canadensis isolate LIC74 chromosome A1, mLynCan4.pri.v2, whole genome shotgun sequence genome encodes:
- the LOC115516865 gene encoding protocadherin alpha-C2 isoform X2 — translation MELEGTRPGATEHLRLRPPMSWLLLLPLLLLLLLPGPAASQLRYSVPEEQAPGALVGNVANALGLELRRLGPGCLRINHLGAPSPRYLELDLTSGALFVNERIDREALCEQRPRCLLSLEVLAHSPVAVSAVEVEVLDINDNSPRFPRPDYQLQVSESVAPGARFHIESAQDPDVGANSVQTYELSPSEHFELDLKPLQENSKVLELVLRKGLDREQAVLHHLVLTAVDGGSPARSGTAQISVRVLDTNDNSPTFDQNTYRVQLREDAPPGTLVVKLNASDPDEGSNGELRYSLSSYTSDRERQLFSIDASTGEVRVSGALDYEEASSYQIYVQATDQGPVPMVGHCKVLVDIVDVNDNAPEVVLTDLYSPVPEDAALNTVVALLSVNDQDSGPNRKVSLGLEASLPFRLNGFGNSYTLVVNGPLDRERVAAYNITVTATDGGVPQLTSQRTLQVEISDINDNPPSFLKDSYNIYIQENNLPGVLLCTVQATDPDEKENAEVTYSLLEKEVQGLPVTSYVSVNSASGSLYAVNSFDYEKFREFFVTVEAQDKGSPPLSSTVTANVYVVDMNDHAPHILYPTSTNSSAAIEMVPRTAPAGYLVTKVIAMDSDSGQNAWLFYHMAQTSDLDLFKVELHTGEIRTTRKMGDESGTTFNLTVVVRDNGEPSLSASVAITVAVVDRVSKILPDTQRHVKGPRTYSEITLYLIIALSTVSFIFLLTIIVLSIIKCYHYTAYGTACCGGFCGVRERCPAELNKQANNNIDARLPHGLKVQPHFIEVRGNGSLTKTYCYKACLTAGSGSDTFMFYNTGAQTGLGPGGAQATASDSRHLTGQSGQSAGNLIILKNDAIPQNEPRQPNPDWRYSASLRAGMHSSVHLEEAGILRAGPGGPDQQWPTVSSATPEPEAGEVSPPVGAGVNSNSWTFKYGPGNPKQSGPEPKKQTQVSFLLRRKGEASQPRQ, via the exons ATGGAGCTGGAGGGCACCAGACCTGGGGCGACAGAGCATCTACGACTCCGGCCGCCCATGtcctggctgctgctgctgcctctcctgctgctactgctgctgccGGGCCCAGCGGCCTCCCAGCTACGATACTCGGTGCCGGAGGAACAGGCACCCGGCGCTCTTGTGGGCAACGTGGCTAACGCGCTGGGGCTGGAGCTGCGGCGTTTGGGGCCGGGCTGCCTGCGCATCAACCATCTGGGTGCGCCGAGTCCGCGCTACCTGGAGCTGGACCTGACAAGTGGAGCGCTCTTCGTCAACGAGCGCATTGACCGGGAGGCGCTGTGTGAGCAGCGGCCTCGCTGCCTGCTCAGCTTGGAAGTGCTGGCGCACAGCCCCGTGGCGGTGAGTGCCGTAGAGGTGGAGGTACTGGACATCAACGACAATTCGCCGCGCTTCCCGCGGCCGGATTACCAGCTTCAGGTAAGCGAATCGGTGGCTCCTGGAGCGCGCTTTCACATTGAGAGCGCGCAGGACCCCGACGTGGGCGCCAACTCGGTGCAGACTTACGAGCTCAGCCCCAGCGAGCACTTCGAGCTGGACCTTAAACCCCTGCAGGAGAACAGTAAGGTGCTGGAGCTGGTGCTGCGGAAGGGCCTGGACCGCGAGCAGGCAGTCTTGCACCACCTGGTTCTCACAGCGGTGGACGGAGGCAGCCCAGCCCGCTCGGGCACGGCACAGATCTCTGTGCGTGTCCTGGACACTAACGACAATTCTCCCACCTTCGACCAGAACACTTACCGTGTCCAGCTTCGGGAGGACGCTCCTCCGGGCACATTGGTGGTGAAGCTGAATGCCTCGGACCCGGATGAGGGCTCCAATGGCGAGCTCAGGTACTCATTGAGCAGCTACACGTCGGACCGGGAGAGGCAGCTCTTCAGCATCGATGCCAGCACTGGGGAAGTGCGGGTAAGTGGAGCACTGGATTATGAGGAGGCCTCTTCCTACCAGATCTATGTGCAGGCTACTGATCAGGGTCCAGTGCCCATGGTGGGTCACTGCAAGGTGCTGGTGGACATCGTGGATGTGAATGATAATGCACCAGAGGTGGTACTCACGGACCTGTACAGCCCAGTGCCTGAGGATGCTGCATTGAATACTGTTGTGGCCCTTCTCAGTGTCAATGACCAAGACTCAGGCCCCAACCGGAAAGTGAGCCTGGGCCTGGAGGCCTCACTCCCTTTCCGGCTGAATGGCTTTGGAAACTCCTACACACTGGTGGTGAATGGTCCGCTGGACAGGGAGCGGGTAGCTGCCTACAACATCACAGTGACAGCCACTGATGGGGGAGTGCCACAGCTCACATCCCAGCGGACACTGCAGGTTGAGATCTCTGACATCAATGACAACCCACCAAGCTTCCTAAAGGACTCCTACAACATCTACATCCAGGAGAACAATTTGCCGGGGGTGTTGCTCTGCACTGTGCAAGCCACAGACCCAGATGAAAAGGAGAATGCAGAGGTGACCTACTCCCTCCTGGAGAAGGAGGTTCAAGGGCTGCCAGTCACCTCCTATGTCTCCGTTAACAGTGCCAGTGGCAGCCTTTATGCTGTCAACTCCTTTGACTATGAGAAGTTTCGGGAGTTCTTTGTGACTGTGGAGGCCCAGGACAAGGGGAGTCCACCGCTGAGCAGCACTGTGACCGCCAATGTGTATGTGGTGGACATGAATGACCATGCCCCTCACATCCTATACCCTACCTCAACTAATTCGTCAGCAGCCATTGAGATGGTGCCTCGAACTGCCCCTGCTGGCTATCTGGTCACCAAAGTCATAGCCATGGACTCAGACTCTGGGCAAAATGCTTGGCTCTTTTACCACATGGCTCAGACTTCTGACTTGGACCTCTTTAAAGTAGAGCTACACACAGGAGAAATTAGGACTACCAGGAAGATGGGAGATGAGAGTGGAACCACTTTCAACCTGACCGTGGTGGTTCGAGACAATGGAGAGCCATCACTGTCAGCCTCTGTGGCCATTACAGTAGCTGTGGTGGATAGGGTTTCCAAAATCCTCCCTGATACTCAGAGACACGTGAAGGGTCCTCGGACATACTCTGAAATTACACTTTATCTAATAATAGCATTAAGCACAgtgtcttttatatttcttttgacaATCATTGTTTTGAGCATCATCAAGTGCTACCACTATACTGCATATGGAACCGCGTGCTGTGGGGGCTTCTGTGGAGTGAGGGAGCGGTGCCCTGCTGAACTAAACAAACAGGCCAATAACAATATTGATGCCAGGTTACCGCACGGCCTCAAAGTGCAGCCTCACTTCATTGAAGTGCGAGGGAACGGCTCCCTCACCAAGACCTACTGCTACAAGGCCTGTCTGACAGCAGGCTCAGGGAGTGACACTTTCATGTTTTATAACACAGGGGCACAGACAGGACTGGGGCCTGGGGGAGCCCAGGCGACAGCGAGTGACAGCAGGCACCTCACAGGCCAAAGTGGGCAGAGTGCCGGGAACCTGATCATTCTCAAAAATGATGCCATTCCTCAAAACGAG CCACGACAGCCCAACCCAGACTGGCGTTACTCTGCTTCCCTAAGAGCAGGAATGCACAG CTCTGTGCACCTAGAGGAGGCTGGCATTCTACGGGCTGGGCCAGGAGGGCCTGATCAGCAGTGGCCAACGGTATCCAGTGCAACACCAG